The genome window TCTACAAGCCTCTTGTGTGTCTTCATTTGAAACTGTTCCCTGGATTTTTTATCTACATGAGGACCTCTTAAAACAGTAAAGATCTCTCTCTTTGTAGGCAAAGGCACTGGTCCTGAGACCTTTGCGCCTGTACGCTTTGCAGTGTCAACTATCTCTGCAGCTGACTGATCCAGGAGCTTGTAATCATATCCCTGCAATCTTATGCGAATTTTTTGAGCCTGAACTTGTGGCTGTGTCATTTTCTCTTCCTCGC of Candidatus Gorgyraea atricola contains these proteins:
- the rpsJ gene encoding 30S ribosomal protein S10, whose translation is MTQPQVQAQKIRIRLQGYDYKLLDQSAAEIVDTAKRTGAKVSGPVPLPTKREIFTVLRGPHVDKKSREQFQMKTHKRLVDIISPTAKTIDALRKLDLPAGVFVEIK